The following are encoded in a window of Spodoptera frugiperda isolate SF20-4 chromosome 3, AGI-APGP_CSIRO_Sfru_2.0, whole genome shotgun sequence genomic DNA:
- the LOC118273953 gene encoding A-kinase anchor protein 17A isoform X1, with translation MNIQVCRDSSDATALYLPQRLYLKSFAKINISVQLPSHKVHGKSISNWELMEKLRKMILPDNFSVLKVSKHSSEVIRFDAELESRDNLDRVLARLEDRVVQLKEYPDQLKVRVCEAKSDFPSRHDWDSFFRDTTEMDEMKPGERPDTIHISNLPIRWFIHSRDQDEDALPSESLVKKIFEKFGSVRQVDIPVSDPYRMQMKAPMRGITTPPQEAALYFEIYVQFSEYVGFVRCMDALRGRKLLRKRDDIAEWCGIKVEFDKTKHMTDAAVKRRSIVRERLASRQKAKEDEERAEKERVAKREAKERQKYERSEREKLEKMREREERRKKKQLAKLMQSDNLDLNSKVAEEQRKLVKAQKKLQAIRLIEELFKRIELRPELQRNGNREQHYLPGERNARARIIDKFKRQQQDLLEEQRQNYNNALNGRIVIRSVLETKKPKRDSSISSESSDERARRSDRDNHKKIKTERLTTPEREMEYNKATAASLYSMQPYGFGYPFPCPPSYAYPPQTSMYYPVRGTYYPPPGEYRRPRGRGRGRGRNTRMPYFDGPDANHQYYRYFKKLTEGNPHSEHEDRTRGRSRESRSRSRSRRRSYSRSRSRSRRRSYTRSRSRSRRSRSRSRRSRSRSRRSRSYHSRSRSRSRSHRRSRSRSRRSRSRSTSRHDHDRSDSKKVVSPNQTEARRSRSWSQKKDDRVTAESPKDK, from the exons ATGAACATACAAGTCTGCAGAGATTCCTCAGACGCTACGGCTTTATATTTGCCGCAGCGTTTGTATCTTAAATCCTTTGCAAAGATTAACATTTCTGTCCAGCTCCCCTCCCACAAGGTACACGGCAAGTCCATTTCAAACTGGGAACTTATGGAGAAATTGCGAAAGATGATCCTCCCGGATAATTTCTCCGTGTTAAAAGTGTCAAAGCATAGTTCGGAAGTGATAAGGTTTGACGCGGAACTAGAGAGTCGTGATAATCTCGATAGAGTGTTGGCGAGGCTCGAAGACCGTGTGGTTCAGCTAAAGGAGTACCCTGACCAGCTGAAGGTCAGGGTCTGTGAAGCAAAGTCTGATTTCCCTAGTCGCCATgactgggattcgttctttcgagaTACTACAGAAATGGATGAGATGAAACCTGGAGAACGTCCAGACACCATCCATATTTCTAACCTGCCCATCAGATGGTTTATACACAGTAGAGACCAGGATGAGGATGCGCTGCCTTCAGAGAGCTTAGTGAAGAAGATATTTGAGAAGTTTGGTTCAGTGCGACAAGTGGACATTCCAGTGTCTGATCCGTACAGAATGCAGATGAAGGCTCCAATGAGGGGTATCACAACCCCACCGCAGGAGGCTGCCCTATACTTTGAGATCTATGTGCAGTTCAGTGAATATGTTGGCTTTGTTCGCTGCATGGATGCATTAAGAGGCCGCAAGCTTTTAAGGAAGCGTGATGACATAGCAGAATGGTGTGGCATTAAAGTTGAATTTGATAAAACTAAgcacatgactgatgcagctgTGAAGAGGAGATCTATTGTCCGCGAGAGGCTGGCCTCGCGACAAAAAGCTAAAGAAGATGAGGAGAGGGCAGAGAAAGAAAGAGTAGCCAAAAGAGAGGCCAAAGAGAG GCAAAAGTATGAGCGTTCAGAGAGAGAAAAGCTAGAGAAAATGCGAGAAAGAGAAGAGAGACGCAAGAAGAAACAGTTGGCTAAACTGATGCAGAGTGATAACCTGGACCTTAACAGTAAGGTGGCCGAGGAGCAGAGGAAACTTGTTAAGGCACAGAAGAAGTTGCAGGCCATCCGGCTGATTGAAGAACTGTTTAAGAGGATTGAG TTGCGTCCCGAACTGCAGCGCAATGGTAACCGCGAGCAGCACTACTTGCCGGGCGAGAGGAATGCGCGCGCGCGCATCATCGACAAGTTCAAGCGACAACAACAAGACCTGCTGGAGGAGCAGCGGCAGAACTATAATAATGCTCTGAATG GTCGCATAGTAATTAGATCAGTGCTTGAAACCAAGAAGCCAAAACGTGATTCTTCCATCAGCTCTGAATCATCAGACGAGCGCGCCAGACGCAGTGATAGGGACAACcacaagaaaattaaaacagaaaGACTGACCACGCCAGAACGAGAGATGGAGTATAATAAGGCTACAG CTGCGAGTTTATACAGCATGCAGCCGTATGGTTTCGGCTACCCGTTCCCCTGTCCGCCCAGCTACGCCTACCCGCCGCAAA CGTCGATGTACTACCCGGTGCGCGGGACGTACTACCCGCCGCCGGGGGAGTACCGCCGCCCGCGGGGACGGGGACGGGGGAGGGGGAGGAACACACGCATGCCGTACTTCGATGGACCCGATGCCAATCACCAGTATTACAG ATACTTCAAGAAGCTAACAGAGGGCAATCCTCACAGCGAACACGAGGACAGAACGCGCGGTCGGTCGCGGGAGTCGCGGTCGCGGTCTCGGTCGCGGCGGCGGTCATACTCGCGGTCACGGTCGCGGTCGCGCCGGCGGTCATACACCCGCTCGCGGTCACGGAGTCGCAGGTCTAGGAGCAGGAGTCGGCGGTCCAGGTCTAGGAGCAGAAGATCCAG ATCCTACCACTCACGATCGCGGTCTCGGTCGCGATCTCACCGTCGATCCCGCTCCCGGTCTCGGCGCTCTCGCTCCAGGTCAACCAGCAGACACGACCACGACCGATCTGACTCCAAGAAGGTTGTGTCGCCCAACCAGACTGAGGCGCGACGCTCGCGAAGTTGGTCGCAGAAGAAAGACGATAGAGTAACGGCGGAAAGCCCTAAGGAcaaatga
- the LOC118273956 gene encoding uncharacterized protein LOC118273956 produces MTDTATSASTMVKVKTERPDEAEIRELAAKMVEANKAKALAASVAAARPPPGSLVGVAPPGSGGQMGLLNFLARKPNAATTASELRPAPDGDKKNPAPDEASWKGHFGWDMLGKCHIPYIYRSSEKYVAVRMVEIKLLNKYLNYLHADIYSCTCIRSYYITEIEARLLNEINNRHCDGQFGRDPFTQKDLVVRLSDAYEFYNFLDVCYNKLLRGTTNSKDKCGFIRINKESVVPYTVRDNQKFVPLFYFEGETDNLKLKADQLKGWDLSYLKFCCKVQGIRNELFASETCSVISLSDIKSYFPPGTEFEEYWPNKVVDSQLLISAKGSVSGGGQWTRAPPAPPPGVVGGVGVGSGAGVGLNNVNSQSTRGRRANTQRHSQASAAMQMPHGGLSAATVQALANGWSLPAALTQAQTQQVLRLAQAQVAQAHVAARYNNAAIAAATAGLPQHRSQHQRNVQFPNSAITMAMGQQPPPPLVRSSANTSTMNVPPQVTGTMNGHSTSHSVDNRKRLTPIPDINITGNHTPYKVQKALVENTMVPCINAKPYQYTELLMTLPDLASHFFPRVSLTTCRAMLDALGITLYRPNSTQVQVLRNSGKCKTAAAGENGQALVQIRDVMQHMLQFKYMLRSGLAADEAPLSQPRPAHAPPPPAKRARAN; encoded by the exons ATGACGGACACCGCGACCAGTGCTTCTACCATGGTCAAGGTAAAGACAGAGCGGCCTGATGAGGCCGAGATTAGGGAACTGGCCGCCAAGATGGTGGAGGCCAATAAGGCCAAGGCGCTAGCAGCGTCCGTGGCGGCAGCACGGCCACCGCCCGGCTCGCTCGTCGGCGTGGCGCCGCCGGGCTCCGGGGGCCAAATGGGACTTCTCAACTTCTTAGCTCGAAAACCAAATGCTGCTACAACTGCTAGTGAATTGCGACCTGCGCCTGACGGTGACAAAAAGAACCCGGCTCCAGATGAGGCTAGTTGGAAAGGTCATTTTGGGTGGGACATGCTGGGTAAATGTCATATACCTTACATATACCGGTCCTCTGAGAAGTACGTGGCTGTCAGGATGGTGGAGATCAAGCTGCTGAACAAGTACTTGAACTATCTCCACGCAGACATTTACTCGTGTACCTGTATTAGAAGTTACTACATCACTGAGATCGAGGCCCGGCTGCTGAATGAGATCAACAACAGACACTGTGATGGACAGTTTGGCCGGGATCCATTCACTCAGAAAGACTTAGTGGTGCGGTTATCAGATGCCTATGAGTTCTATAACTTCCTAGATGTATGTTACAATAAGTTATTAAGAGGTACAACAAATAGTAAAGACAAATGTGGTTTCATTAGGATAAACAAGGAGTCTGTTGTACCATACACGGTGCGGGATAACCAGAAATTTGTTCCTCTATTTTACTTTGAAGGTGAAACGgacaatttgaaattaaagGCAGACCAGTTGAAAGGCTGGGACTTGTCGTACTTGAAGTTCTGTTGTAAAGTGCAGGGTATTCGGAATGAACTGTTTGCTAGTGAGACGTGTTCAGTGATTAGTTTGTCAGACATTAAAAGCTATTTTCCACCGGGAACTGAGTTTGAGGAGTACTGGCCAAACAAAGTTGTTGATTCACAGCTGTTGATATCGGCTAAAG GTTCTGTATCTGGTGGCGGGCAATGGACGCGTGCTCCGCCGGCGCCGCCTCCAGGAGTCGTTGGTGGAGTGGGAGTCGGGTCTGGCGCAGGCGTGGGCCTCAACAATGTGAACAGCCAATCCACGCGGGGCAGGCGGGCGAACACGCAGAGGCATTCGCAAGCTTCTGCAGCCATGCAGATGCCCCACGGGGGACTGTCGGCAGCTACAGTACAAGCGCTGGCGAATGGCTGGAGTCTACCCGCAGCGCTGACGCAAGCCCAGACTCAGCAAGTGCTGAGACTCGCACAG GCACAAGTGGCGCAGGCGCACGTGGCGGCGCGCTACAACAACGCGGCGATCGCGGCCGCCACCGCCGGCCTGCCGCAGCATCGCTCGCAGCACCAGCGTAACGTACAG TTTCCGAACAGTGCAATTACAATGGCGATGGGTCAGCAACCCCCTCCACCTCTCGTGAGGAGCTCGGCAAACACATCAACCATGAA TGTACCCCCTCAAGTGACTGGAACAATGAATGGCCACTCAACCTCTCACTCCGTGGACAATCGCAAAAGGCTTACTCCAATACCCGACATCAATATAACTGGCAACCATACGCCGTATAAG GTTCAGAAAGCGTTGGTGGAGAATACTATGGTACCCTGCATCAACGCGAAACCCTACCAGTACACGGAGCTGCTTATGACCCTGCCAGACCTGGCCAGCCACTTCTTCCCACGAGTCTCCCTCACCACGTGCCGCGCTATGCTCGACGCGCTTGGGATTACCCTCTACAGACCTAACTC GACTCAGGTACAAGTACTCCGCAACTCGGGCAAGTGTAAGACTGCAGCAGCGGGTGAGAACGGACAGGCGCTCGTACAGATCCGTGACGTCATGCAACACATGCTGCAGTTCAAGTACATGCTGCGGTCGGGGCTGGCGGCGGACGAGGCGCCGCTGTCGCAGCCCCGGCCGGCgcacgcgccgccgccgcccgccaaGCGCGCGCGCGCCAACTGA
- the LOC118273953 gene encoding A-kinase anchor protein 17A isoform X2: MEKLRKMILPDNFSVLKVSKHSSEVIRFDAELESRDNLDRVLARLEDRVVQLKEYPDQLKVRVCEAKSDFPSRHDWDSFFRDTTEMDEMKPGERPDTIHISNLPIRWFIHSRDQDEDALPSESLVKKIFEKFGSVRQVDIPVSDPYRMQMKAPMRGITTPPQEAALYFEIYVQFSEYVGFVRCMDALRGRKLLRKRDDIAEWCGIKVEFDKTKHMTDAAVKRRSIVRERLASRQKAKEDEERAEKERVAKREAKERQKYERSEREKLEKMREREERRKKKQLAKLMQSDNLDLNSKVAEEQRKLVKAQKKLQAIRLIEELFKRIELRPELQRNGNREQHYLPGERNARARIIDKFKRQQQDLLEEQRQNYNNALNGRIVIRSVLETKKPKRDSSISSESSDERARRSDRDNHKKIKTERLTTPEREMEYNKATAASLYSMQPYGFGYPFPCPPSYAYPPQTSMYYPVRGTYYPPPGEYRRPRGRGRGRGRNTRMPYFDGPDANHQYYRYFKKLTEGNPHSEHEDRTRGRSRESRSRSRSRRRSYSRSRSRSRRRSYTRSRSRSRRSRSRSRRSRSRSRRSRSYHSRSRSRSRSHRRSRSRSRRSRSRSTSRHDHDRSDSKKVVSPNQTEARRSRSWSQKKDDRVTAESPKDK; encoded by the exons ATGGAGAAATTGCGAAAGATGATCCTCCCGGATAATTTCTCCGTGTTAAAAGTGTCAAAGCATAGTTCGGAAGTGATAAGGTTTGACGCGGAACTAGAGAGTCGTGATAATCTCGATAGAGTGTTGGCGAGGCTCGAAGACCGTGTGGTTCAGCTAAAGGAGTACCCTGACCAGCTGAAGGTCAGGGTCTGTGAAGCAAAGTCTGATTTCCCTAGTCGCCATgactgggattcgttctttcgagaTACTACAGAAATGGATGAGATGAAACCTGGAGAACGTCCAGACACCATCCATATTTCTAACCTGCCCATCAGATGGTTTATACACAGTAGAGACCAGGATGAGGATGCGCTGCCTTCAGAGAGCTTAGTGAAGAAGATATTTGAGAAGTTTGGTTCAGTGCGACAAGTGGACATTCCAGTGTCTGATCCGTACAGAATGCAGATGAAGGCTCCAATGAGGGGTATCACAACCCCACCGCAGGAGGCTGCCCTATACTTTGAGATCTATGTGCAGTTCAGTGAATATGTTGGCTTTGTTCGCTGCATGGATGCATTAAGAGGCCGCAAGCTTTTAAGGAAGCGTGATGACATAGCAGAATGGTGTGGCATTAAAGTTGAATTTGATAAAACTAAgcacatgactgatgcagctgTGAAGAGGAGATCTATTGTCCGCGAGAGGCTGGCCTCGCGACAAAAAGCTAAAGAAGATGAGGAGAGGGCAGAGAAAGAAAGAGTAGCCAAAAGAGAGGCCAAAGAGAG GCAAAAGTATGAGCGTTCAGAGAGAGAAAAGCTAGAGAAAATGCGAGAAAGAGAAGAGAGACGCAAGAAGAAACAGTTGGCTAAACTGATGCAGAGTGATAACCTGGACCTTAACAGTAAGGTGGCCGAGGAGCAGAGGAAACTTGTTAAGGCACAGAAGAAGTTGCAGGCCATCCGGCTGATTGAAGAACTGTTTAAGAGGATTGAG TTGCGTCCCGAACTGCAGCGCAATGGTAACCGCGAGCAGCACTACTTGCCGGGCGAGAGGAATGCGCGCGCGCGCATCATCGACAAGTTCAAGCGACAACAACAAGACCTGCTGGAGGAGCAGCGGCAGAACTATAATAATGCTCTGAATG GTCGCATAGTAATTAGATCAGTGCTTGAAACCAAGAAGCCAAAACGTGATTCTTCCATCAGCTCTGAATCATCAGACGAGCGCGCCAGACGCAGTGATAGGGACAACcacaagaaaattaaaacagaaaGACTGACCACGCCAGAACGAGAGATGGAGTATAATAAGGCTACAG CTGCGAGTTTATACAGCATGCAGCCGTATGGTTTCGGCTACCCGTTCCCCTGTCCGCCCAGCTACGCCTACCCGCCGCAAA CGTCGATGTACTACCCGGTGCGCGGGACGTACTACCCGCCGCCGGGGGAGTACCGCCGCCCGCGGGGACGGGGACGGGGGAGGGGGAGGAACACACGCATGCCGTACTTCGATGGACCCGATGCCAATCACCAGTATTACAG ATACTTCAAGAAGCTAACAGAGGGCAATCCTCACAGCGAACACGAGGACAGAACGCGCGGTCGGTCGCGGGAGTCGCGGTCGCGGTCTCGGTCGCGGCGGCGGTCATACTCGCGGTCACGGTCGCGGTCGCGCCGGCGGTCATACACCCGCTCGCGGTCACGGAGTCGCAGGTCTAGGAGCAGGAGTCGGCGGTCCAGGTCTAGGAGCAGAAGATCCAG ATCCTACCACTCACGATCGCGGTCTCGGTCGCGATCTCACCGTCGATCCCGCTCCCGGTCTCGGCGCTCTCGCTCCAGGTCAACCAGCAGACACGACCACGACCGATCTGACTCCAAGAAGGTTGTGTCGCCCAACCAGACTGAGGCGCGACGCTCGCGAAGTTGGTCGCAGAAGAAAGACGATAGAGTAACGGCGGAAAGCCCTAAGGAcaaatga